The genomic stretch tcttttcctgttGAGGCATCTATAATTTTCTAGGAGTCCTTGGTTTGATTTCCAAAACTTGTATGCTTAATTTATGGTTTTATATGTTACTGGTGTTAGGTTTCGTAGTTGGTTGATAGTTGTGTTGTGTTACTTTTTACTTGAGATTTGAATGTCTCTGTGGTCAACTATTCTACAAATTTCTATAAGCTAAATCAGGCAAAAGATTCTTTGCCTACAAACAAACTGTTTTATGCTAGTGCCACCAGATTTGAAGTGAAAtagttgctctctctctctctctctctttgtgagCATTTGCGTCTTTGCGGAGCTTGATGGAAGCACGTGCACAATTAGTTCTTCCATGTAGAAGAGCATGATTCAAGTACTTAATGCTGCCTTTTCTCAATCCTCTTCTTATTTTTAGGGTAAACATGATCAGGAAGGAGAGAGTAATTCGAAACATTAGATGATGAAACTCAAAAGAGCGAAGGAAAGCACCTAAAACTGAACTTAAATAGGAAAACAGTTGAGGGTTTCAGGTACTCAAAGCTTATTTTAATTCTAGGGATCACAGGAAGCCATATTTCTGAAAAGCTTTGTTGCTCGGTGATGTTACCATCATCCTGGCAAGCTGCGTATTTTCTGAACACATGTTAGGATTATATTAGCATAGTTTTCGGGAAAAATTTTGAGGGGCTGATCTGCATATTATCTTTCACTGATAAACATTGGTAGTGATGATTTGCAATACTTTACAGGAAGATCTTGCAAAGATGGGTGTGATGATCCGTCATTACAACAACAAAGAATTAAAGGGATATGTTCGTTTCTCTGTTGGGAAGCCTGAGCACACCGATGCGTTAATGAAGTGCCTTAAAAGCTTCTATTGACATGCTCCTGATCCCGAAGGTTCCCTTCAAGGGTGAAGAAACCCAACTCCAAGGGAAGAGTTTGATACCTTCAACTCATTCAACATCGCCGCCATTAGTTGTGCTTCTTTTCAAGTACTAAGACATTTGATCATTAGATCGTGCCCCCAGTGTTTAGCAGCTTCTGACCTTAATTTGATGTTCTATATATAATGCTATACATATATTTATCTCTATACAGgctgaaaatcaaattattcagGATATggggtttttgttttgttttatttttggtgaTATAATTCTGTATGTTGTTGGGGATAGGAAGAAATTGGAAagactcttttctttttcttgttcattAAAAGAGAAAAGTGGGGCTTTCTTAGCAATCTTTTTTGGTAATGATGACCACGAGAGCTGTTTTTCTAGAAACTGGTTTGAGTCATGGCTATTGTTGAGAAAAAGAGCTCGCGATTTTAGTTTTGTCACTTTGAACAAGGtattacatattaattttttattttaatattacgaGTTTAGGCCATCTTGCAAGTATAATGAATTTAAAGTTCGAACCCTAAATcttaaaaacatgaaaaactcttaaattattaaattaccACTATAATGATTGAAAAacgtataatatatatgtggctaaatgtatattttaatatttgtatttgtatatttttttatttaaatatttaaaatttttattattttaaaaatatttgtaaattatataattttgaattaattatattaataattttttattattttaattatatttttaaatttattattcttaataaatttatcaaattataataatttaaggGTGTATttgaagtaataaaaaaatttagaagagtaattgacttaaaattaaaattataaatttaagagtgtatttaaaataataaaaaatttaagtatcaaaataaaaaaaatataccaacagaattaaaatatatattttaccttATATATGGACACACGTCTAAACTAAATGGTGTATTTCTGAGTGGCATGTGACGTTGAGTCCTCTCTTGCAATTTTTATTCCAAGGAAAGCAAAGAAATTGGCATGGGGGGATGGCACGGCCATGGCGTGGAATCGGAGAGCCAATggcaaaacattcaaaattgcGGGGTTTTCTTTCGATTTTCTGAGCTGACACACTGTTCTCGGGCATGTGTTGTGCCCCAATTGCATTGCAATCCCCCTTTTCCAATCGCAGTTACCGACCAATGCCCCCCAAACCCTAACAAAATCCATTCCAACTAGTGCAAGCAagtctctcgctctctctctctatttgaAGTTATATTTGGTAGAGCAGAATGATCATTGATGATGATGCAGCAGTATCAGTTGCCTTCTCCGCTTTCTCTCGGCCCCGCCGCGCCGGCCACACAGCCACAGCCGACGGTCATGGCCGCCGCTGATCACGCCGCCATGGTGCCGGCGGCGCCGATCGCCTTCGCGCATCCTCCGAGAGAGCCGACGGCCTCGCCGCTGGCGAGGGTCCGGCTGGGGGACTTTGTACCCTACGACGGAGCGCCTACTTCGACCTATCACAGGGCGGTCGAGGCCTTGACGGGCTCGCTGATGAGGCACAACGCGGCGATCATCGACCTGGGGACTGCTGAAGATGCTGCACTCTTGCGTTGTGGTTTGGAGGCCGTGAGGTTGTTCTTTCGGACTCGAGCTCCGAATAATGGCAAAGGAAGTCGTGTTTACACGTACAGGGCGGGAAGGTATGAACGCTTGAGATTGTTTCATCGCTGAAGCACAGATGAAGGAGTCGATActctctttaatattttttgtgtttcaCACACATTTCTTGTCCTGTATTCAATTAACATAATGGATATACTTGTTAATTGCATGCTTAGAATGGTTATTCTTATTGTTATTTTGGAAATTCAGGCGGTTTAACTAAAATACTTTCTACTTAAATGCCTCAAATAATTGGATGGCGTTATCCTAACGAGGAAAATAAGTTGAcccaaaaaagagaaataagaagagaggaaatgctGTGGTTGGTCTTTAACAATTACATTGTTTGCAACACTTGAAATAGACTTTTTGGTATAATTTGCCAGTTGCCGAAGATACCATTTCCACTGATCAGAGCCAAAGTTGATGGGCTCTTCTAGTTCAGACGGAGAAGAAGTTTGGTCTTATATATGGGTTTCTGTTGCTTTAATGCTGTGTGAAATGAACCTTATGGATATGTTGCATCACAGAGGGGCATAAAAATACATGTGGTGGCAAAATGATGAATTTCCATGTTCTCTTAATATACTATACTTTTTTCaggaaataagaaatgaagGGATAAGTGCTTTCTAAATGGACACAGACTGATTATATATGTCTTAGGTGGAGATTTCGTGGCTACAAACTCATAGTGACTCCTGTAAGTATTAATCTAAATTGATAAAAGTTGTGCGTCAGGCTTTAGATCAGATTTATGTAGAAGTTATGTTGGAAGTCTCTATGGGGTTAGAACTGAGCTGATTTGggtaaaaacaaagaaaatgcccaatatgattttttttttctctaaaaatgcTTCTAAAAAAGTTTCTTTGGTCCATAACCTGCAGGACTTTAGGATTTTGAATTTAGTTAGGGCAATTTCTTCGATCCATAACTTGCAGGACTTCAGGATTTTGAATTTAGTCACCGTTATTTATCTGAATCAAATACACCCAATCAGGAACAAGATGCTTTAGTATGATATTGCTTCTTTGGTTctcatgtttttgttttcttcttattcctaAAGTGGATCTGAGGGCTTATTATCTGCTGACAGAGCTTTTGAAGATCTGGATTCTTCACCTCCATGCATGTCCGATATTTTTAGATGTATGGGCAAGGCTGCTCGTGCTGCTCTGTCTGCAATAGCTAGGCATCTTCGTTTACGAAGCGAGTAAGAATGGTTTCGGTGTCCTACTTCTGTGCTTTGCATGTTTGTTCTTCAATTTAATTTGGCATTTCACTTTTGGTTCTTATCAAGTTCATGTGATGCAGTGTATTCAACCATTTGCTCGATGACAATCCATTGCCTGCTACAGGAGTATCCTCATCAGTGCTAGTAGCAACTTATTCTACATGGGAAAGTAGCAAAAATGGTATTGGGGGAGGCAAGCCACCACCCACTGGAGAACTTGAGAAGGGATTGTTAACATTAATTTGCTCTGATAGTCCTGGTCTTCAGGTGCCTTTTCTGTTGCAACTCTGTATAAATAGTTCAATTTTCTTTGGTGAAAGCATACTGGATGCTTATGCTTCATAAGACCCCTTGATTGTAATAcagcaagttctattaattgAGATGTGAAATCATTGTGATCCTCAAATCATATTTTGCAGTTGTTTTCTTTGATAGGTATGTGATCCCAATAATCGCTGGTACCTAGCAGATGGGGGATCAGTTCCTGGAGACCTTTTGCTTCTTACAGGAAAGGCTCTCAGCCATGCCACGGCTGGCCTTCGCCCTGCCGCATCATATAGGGCTAACCTTGATTATTCTTCTGGCGCGGCTGCTGTTGGAAGGTTTAGTTACCATTTTCATGTTCTGCTACTTATTTGATGTTGTAATCCAAATCTTTTATGAGGCTTCTTTGATTACTTAAGAAAGCTTATTCTGTTGTTGTAGGACATCATTAATGTTCAGGTTAATGCCACAGGGAAATGCTATCCTAGATTGCTCTCCTATTGCTGCAGCTGGTCATGTCATTCCTCAGAGCTATGTGCCAATCTCGGTTAGCCAATTTATGGATGACCTTTCAGCTGAGGAAGATATGAACCATTCTGAAAATGCTTATGTAAGTCGTTTTACCTGGTATTGGAtgcataaaaagaaataaatcagTCAATCAATAAACAATGAAATAAGACTAAGGGCAAAAGTTGGTGCTGCTGGTATTGTCTTACCGTTCTTCCTATAATCTATTGGTTCTCTGAAACAGTAAAAAAACAGAGCATTTTTTCATTCAATGTAACACCCTAAGTGCTAGTTGTGTAAGGGGTGTGTGTGGGTGCAGGGTACATGTAGCCTGCATGCTGCAGCAGCAGCTGGATGGTAGCCTGGGAATGCAACTACCAACTGACACCAGCTGAGCTGGAGATGATTGTGACACTTTATCATATTACTAGAACAACGGAGGATTGAGGCTGTCTGTGTGACAGCATGCTAGGAAAAGGCAGCATATCTGTTTAAGTGTTAGGCTGTTAGCAGCTAGGATAAAGGCTGTATGCTATGAGCATTGCAGAATAAGGACTGTGCAGCGCATTGCTGTTAGCATGGGTTTTTGTACTTGGGATTTTGCTTAAAAGCCACCTAACTGGGATGTTAGGCTGCTAATTGATCAGTCTAAGGCCACATGCTTGTAAGTTGCCTAAGGAAGTGATTTTTCAGTAAGGGTGCAGGGTAGTAAAGTGGCATGGCTGTTATCCGAGGCTTGCTAAGTGTGCTTTAAGGGACTGCTGTTGTGGCTAGCAGCAGCAGGCTGGGTGCACTAGGCATCCAACGTCTTTGTGTTTGCTACCCTTAATTGCTAATATACTAAAAGGGtaaaaaagtaatttaattCAGGAGAATATGGTTGTTGCAATTTTGCTTCTCACATTTCTTGTTTAGATATGTACAGTATTTACCTTTTTCATGCAGTTTCAGTGTAATTATGTAGGCACAGTTCTCTAGTCCTTTTATCTCAAAAAACTATTGCCAACTATTACCTGCTAACACAAACTCCCtgtggctctctctctctcgctataTCACTGTGTCTGTCTATATGGTTAGTATAAAGTTTGGATTGTTCCTATTAGCTTTTATATCCCATGCCTAACTCCATGTGGCTTGAgattttatgcatttgttaTGCATTTTGACAGGTAGCGCGAAACAATTTGAATAAAGAATTGTCGTTGAGATGTGTTCTCTCAGATCCGTTATCGTGAGTTAGAATTTCTGTTttacttcttttgtttcaattcattcttttttctGTTATTGTAATAATCCAATCTAAAGGAAGGTTTCAGAATGGAGGAACTCAGAGGATTGCATTTATTGAGAACCATGTGTAATGAAAGAAAACTTCATTTATTGAGAACCATGTGTAATGAAAGAAAACTTGTCTACTTCCTACACATCTGTGTCT from Diospyros lotus cultivar Yz01 chromosome 9, ASM1463336v1, whole genome shotgun sequence encodes the following:
- the LOC127809749 gene encoding uncharacterized protein LOC127809749; translated protein: MMMQQYQLPSPLSLGPAAPATQPQPTVMAAADHAAMVPAAPIAFAHPPREPTASPLARVRLGDFVPYDGAPTSTYHRAVEALTGSLMRHNAAIIDLGTAEDAALLRCGLEAVRLFFRTRAPNNGKGSRVYTYRAGRAFEDLDSSPPCMSDIFRCMGKAARAALSAIARHLRLRSDVFNHLLDDNPLPATGVSSSVLVATYSTWESSKNGIGGGKPPPTGELEKGLLTLICSDSPGLQVCDPNNRWYLADGGSVPGDLLLLTGKALSHATAGLRPAASYRANLDYSSGAAAVGRTSLMFRLMPQGNAILDCSPIAAAGHVIPQSYVPISVSQFMDDLSAEEDMNHSENAYVARNNLNKELSLRCVLSDPLSGAFLEDAVFVSCGHSFGGLALTKVMETSRCTICGKEIQRSSLIPNHALRAAAAAVRQEDDKRLFHNAALRKRRKEMGDRVDVAKRQNGENGDTTGDDALQKGVQFPFAVNEKVVIKGNRRTPEKFVGKEAIITSQCLNGWYLLKIVGSGESVRLQYRSLKKIHGPQAVDERHLFPTI